The proteins below are encoded in one region of Elgaria multicarinata webbii isolate HBS135686 ecotype San Diego chromosome 8, rElgMul1.1.pri, whole genome shotgun sequence:
- the SELENOT gene encoding thioredoxin reductase-like selenoprotein T, which translates to MKPALALLLLLAVGLSGTSAQPGGLPPGKKLRMAYTTGPLLKFQICVSUGYRRVFEEYMRVISQRYPDIRIEGENYLPQPIYRHIASFLSVFKLVLIGFIIVGKDPFAFFGMQAPSIWQWGQENKVYACMMVFFLSNMIENQCMSTGAFEITLNDVPVWSKLESGHLPSMQQLVQILDNEMKLNVHMEQMPHHRS; encoded by the exons ATGAAGCCGGCGCTGgcgttgctgttgctgctggcgGTGGGGCTGAGCGGGACTTCGGCGCAGCCGGGCGGGCTGCCGCCTGGGAAGAAGCTGCGCATGGCCTACACCACGGGGCCGCTGCTCAAGTTCCAGATCTG TGTTTCCTGAGGATACAGGCGGGTGTTTGAGGAGTACATGCGGGTTATTAGCCAGCGGTACCCAGACATCCGCATTGAAGGGGAAAACTATCTTCCTCAACCAATTTATAG ACATATAGCATCTTTCCTGTCAGTCTTCAAACTAGTGTTAATAGGCTTCATTATTGTTGGCAAGGATCCCTTTGCTTTTTTTGGCATGCAAGCTCCAAGCATCTGGCAGTGGGGTCAAGAAAATAAG GTCTATGCTTGTATGATGGTTTTCTTCTTGAGCAACATGATTGAGAACCAGTGTATGTCAACAGGTGCATTTGAAATAACTTTAAACG ATGTTCCAGTGTGGTCTAAGCTGGAGTCTGGGCACCTTCCTTCCATGCAGCAGCTTGTTCAAATCCTTGATAATGAAATGAAACTTAATGTGCACATGGAGCAAATGCCGCATCATAGATCATAG